A region of Streptomyces deccanensis DNA encodes the following proteins:
- a CDS encoding LLM class flavin-dependent oxidoreductase gives MTTLVSPSASHGRSPAGLDVSASFATTLDTPEHIRIAEELGFKRAWLYDTPQQSPDVWMTLALAAQRTHRIGLGPGVLVPALRHPMVNASGAAALERLAPGRVAVAFGTGYTGRRAMGQQPVSWAYMTRYVTAFRALLRGETVEWEGSPMRMLHTPEYPRGAPDTIPVYIAAIGPKGTAIAETLGDGVFIMGIDGVSEEVTRKFANVIYGSAGSVLGDGEDLGSERLRTAAGPALAQLFHISYELGGEEAVKALPGGAEWLDVVLRTSEAERHLAVHHGHLLRLNEADTAAWNAGGNTLVGHTLTGTAGDVLARVEALAAQGVTEITYQPAGDVRRELEAFADAVGLRR, from the coding sequence ATGACCACCCTCGTTTCACCTTCCGCAAGCCACGGCCGCAGTCCGGCGGGCCTGGACGTGTCGGCGTCGTTCGCGACCACGCTGGACACACCGGAGCACATCCGCATCGCCGAGGAACTCGGCTTCAAGCGGGCGTGGCTGTACGACACACCGCAGCAGAGCCCCGACGTGTGGATGACGCTGGCCCTGGCCGCTCAGCGCACCCACCGCATCGGGCTAGGACCGGGCGTCCTCGTACCGGCCCTGCGCCACCCGATGGTCAACGCCAGCGGGGCCGCGGCTCTCGAACGCCTGGCCCCCGGGCGCGTCGCGGTCGCGTTCGGCACCGGCTACACGGGCCGCCGGGCCATGGGGCAACAGCCCGTCTCCTGGGCGTACATGACGCGCTATGTCACGGCCTTCCGCGCGCTCCTCAGAGGCGAGACGGTCGAGTGGGAGGGCAGCCCGATGCGCATGCTGCACACCCCCGAATACCCGCGCGGCGCGCCGGACACCATCCCGGTCTACATCGCGGCGATCGGCCCGAAGGGCACGGCGATCGCCGAGACACTCGGGGACGGCGTCTTCATCATGGGCATCGACGGTGTCTCCGAAGAGGTGACAAGGAAGTTCGCGAACGTCATCTACGGCTCCGCCGGGTCCGTGCTCGGTGACGGCGAGGACCTCGGCAGTGAGCGACTGCGCACGGCGGCGGGCCCGGCACTGGCGCAGTTGTTCCACATCTCCTACGAACTCGGTGGCGAGGAAGCGGTCAAGGCGCTGCCGGGTGGGGCGGAGTGGCTGGACGTCGTGCTCAGGACGTCGGAGGCCGAACGCCACCTCGCGGTGCACCACGGCCACCTGCTGCGCCTGAACGAGGCGGACACCGCTGCCTGGAACGCCGGCGGCAACACGCTCGTCGGGCACACCCTCACCGGCACGGCCGGCGATGTGCTCGCCAGGGTGGAGGCCCTGGCGGCGCAGGGGGTCACCGAGATCACGTACCAGCCCGCCGGCGACGTCCGCCGAGAGCTCGAAGCCTTCGCCGACGCGGTGGGACTGCGGCGATGA
- a CDS encoding PaaI family thioesterase yields MTQPRTEASAVPDEGPFSGFDVFRSAFVEAVGLTFTEVTGTRVRGEIQLGPEHHTPWGVVHGGVYTAAVESAATVGACAGVADRGQVAVGVANSTDFLRPITAGTVEVLAEAIQQGRGQQLWQVAVTSVDSGKLVARGQLRLANVPATGLPNTLGEQS; encoded by the coding sequence GTGACACAGCCCAGGACCGAAGCATCGGCCGTACCTGACGAAGGACCCTTCTCGGGCTTCGACGTGTTCCGCAGCGCGTTCGTCGAGGCCGTCGGCCTGACCTTCACCGAGGTCACGGGCACGCGGGTGCGCGGGGAGATACAGCTGGGACCTGAGCATCACACCCCGTGGGGAGTGGTGCACGGCGGGGTCTACACGGCCGCCGTGGAGTCCGCCGCCACCGTCGGTGCGTGCGCCGGGGTGGCCGATCGCGGCCAGGTCGCCGTAGGGGTGGCCAACAGCACGGACTTCCTCAGGCCGATCACCGCCGGGACGGTGGAGGTGCTGGCCGAAGCGATCCAGCAGGGGCGCGGTCAGCAGCTGTGGCAGGTGGCCGTCACCAGTGTCGACAGCGGCAAGCTCGTCGCCCGCGGCCAGCTGCGGCTGGCCAACGTTCCCGCCACCGGCCTCCCGAACACCCTGGGGGAGCAGTCATGA
- a CDS encoding MBL fold metallo-hydrolase: MAELTYDVYVCDGVPRARRERLPGGGRIVSSPLASTLILGEGDAVLVDPPFTREQTEAVGDWVERSGRRLAYIYATHGHGDHWFGTGRLLERFPDAIPYATEGTIGIMRRNVEGRAQFWDADFPGLIPDSPLVYRTVPADGFELEGHRIEAVEVGHTDTDDTTVLHVPSIGLIVGGDVVYNGVHQMLLETPGGGFEAWLAALDVLDSLNPRSVVAGHKNRDLPDDPAIIDETRQYLRDAQRLLAEKPTPQAFFDEIIARYPDRLNIGPVWYGAHGLLGVPMPVVAEGEPNPANE, from the coding sequence ATGGCTGAGCTGACCTATGACGTGTACGTCTGTGACGGGGTGCCGCGCGCCCGCCGCGAGCGGCTGCCGGGCGGTGGCCGCATCGTGTCGTCCCCGCTGGCCTCGACGCTGATCCTCGGGGAGGGGGACGCGGTCCTGGTCGATCCGCCGTTCACCCGCGAGCAGACGGAGGCGGTCGGTGACTGGGTGGAGCGCTCGGGCAGGCGCCTGGCTTACATCTACGCCACCCACGGCCACGGCGACCACTGGTTCGGCACCGGCCGGCTGCTGGAACGCTTCCCCGACGCGATCCCGTACGCCACCGAGGGCACCATCGGGATCATGCGCCGCAACGTCGAGGGGCGCGCGCAGTTCTGGGACGCGGACTTCCCCGGCCTGATTCCGGACTCCCCGCTCGTCTACCGGACCGTTCCCGCGGACGGGTTCGAGCTGGAGGGACACCGGATCGAGGCGGTCGAGGTCGGCCACACCGACACCGACGACACGACCGTGCTGCACGTTCCTTCGATCGGTCTGATCGTCGGGGGCGACGTCGTCTACAACGGCGTGCACCAGATGCTGCTGGAGACCCCGGGCGGCGGATTCGAGGCATGGCTGGCCGCCCTCGACGTCCTCGACTCCCTCAACCCCCGCTCCGTGGTGGCCGGCCACAAGAACCGTGACCTGCCCGACGACCCGGCCATCATCGACGAGACCCGCCAGTACCTGCGCGACGCGCAGCGGCTGCTCGCCGAGAAGCCCACCCCGCAAGCCTTCTTCGACGAGATCATCGCCCGCTATCCCGACCGGCTCAACATCGGCCCCGTCTGGTATGGCGCGCACGGCCTCCTGGGCGTTCCGATGCCCGTGGTGGCCGAGGGCGAGCCCAACCCGGCGAACGAGTAG
- a CDS encoding alpha/beta fold hydrolase, whose protein sequence is MPTTLGPLHVRDAGPADGPVALLWPSLYSDGDTSWGAQLDDLHALGWRTLLIDPPGTGGSPPAARRFTMEECGEAALRVLDDAGADRAVFFGLSWGGIVALRVALAAPHRVAALVLSNTTARGVGLRERFQVRVTSLLTRVGVPGGLGRLVVAGMLSDHSRRHDTGFASALAATVGSLDRAGLARAARSVLGDRTDVVDALHRITAPTLVIVGAEDKALPRVPHSDDLAERIVGARLEVLPRVAHLAPREEPAKVANLIKEFLAPLG, encoded by the coding sequence GTGCCCACCACCCTGGGCCCGCTCCACGTGCGGGACGCCGGCCCCGCCGACGGACCCGTGGCACTGCTGTGGCCGAGCCTGTACAGCGACGGCGACACCAGCTGGGGCGCACAGCTCGACGACCTGCACGCCCTCGGATGGCGGACGCTGCTGATCGACCCCCCGGGCACCGGCGGCAGCCCGCCGGCCGCGCGCCGGTTCACCATGGAGGAGTGCGGCGAGGCCGCGCTCCGGGTACTCGACGACGCGGGTGCCGACCGGGCGGTCTTCTTCGGGCTGTCGTGGGGCGGCATCGTGGCGCTGCGGGTCGCGCTCGCCGCGCCGCACCGGGTGGCCGCCCTGGTCCTGTCCAATACCACCGCCCGAGGTGTGGGTCTGCGTGAACGCTTCCAAGTCCGCGTGACCTCCCTCCTGACCCGGGTCGGCGTTCCGGGTGGCCTGGGCCGGCTGGTCGTGGCCGGGATGCTCAGCGATCACTCCCGCCGTCACGACACCGGGTTCGCCTCCGCACTCGCCGCCACGGTCGGCAGCCTCGACCGCGCCGGGCTGGCCCGTGCCGCGCGGTCGGTGCTGGGCGACCGCACCGACGTGGTCGATGCCCTGCACCGGATCACCGCTCCCACCCTCGTGATCGTCGGCGCCGAGGACAAGGCGCTGCCGCGGGTCCCCCACTCCGACGATCTGGCCGAACGCATCGTCGGCGCCCGACTCGAGGTGCTGCCGCGTGTCGCCCACCTGGCTCCCCGCGAGGAGCCCGCCAAGGTGGCGAATCTGATCAAGGAATTCCTCGCGCCGCTGGGATAG
- a CDS encoding alpha/beta hydrolase translates to MAEKVYPPLVMPEGVGRRKVTVWSDGLALDADVYRPTNLAPDAALPAVVLSHGWGGSKLTAERYAALFASAGMITLTFTQGSWFDSGSPLQLIGDAPDLDDGNEARAHVRFIRDLVDPFAWAANLRAALDYIEGEPNVDPARIGLWGTSLGGGIAVYQAANNPRVKALVVQVAAIAPLGGPVAQLARKRAIDTARGDTDPIPQGTDPWPNMQGTPHLAKLSHFSPLAQVDRLRIPTLIIDAGEEEMYPIADNGARAAEIIKNTPGGVVDYHVIPGIDHYGIYFDGYEPGSRAALDWWKRHL, encoded by the coding sequence ATGGCTGAGAAGGTCTATCCGCCGCTGGTCATGCCCGAGGGCGTCGGCCGGCGGAAGGTCACCGTGTGGAGCGACGGCCTCGCGCTCGACGCGGATGTCTACCGGCCGACGAACCTCGCCCCCGACGCCGCCCTCCCCGCCGTCGTGCTGTCGCACGGCTGGGGCGGCAGCAAACTCACCGCGGAACGCTACGCGGCACTGTTCGCCTCGGCCGGCATGATCACCCTGACCTTCACCCAGGGCAGCTGGTTCGACTCGGGATCCCCGCTGCAACTGATCGGCGACGCCCCCGACCTCGACGACGGCAACGAGGCACGCGCCCACGTGCGGTTCATCCGCGACCTGGTGGACCCCTTCGCCTGGGCGGCGAACCTGCGCGCGGCCCTGGACTACATCGAAGGCGAGCCCAATGTGGATCCCGCGCGCATCGGACTGTGGGGCACCAGTCTCGGCGGGGGCATCGCCGTGTACCAGGCCGCCAACAACCCCCGTGTGAAGGCGCTGGTCGTGCAGGTGGCCGCCATCGCCCCCCTGGGCGGCCCCGTCGCACAACTGGCCCGCAAGCGCGCGATCGACACCGCCCGCGGCGACACGGATCCGATTCCCCAGGGCACCGATCCGTGGCCGAATATGCAGGGAACCCCGCACCTGGCGAAACTGTCGCACTTCAGCCCGCTCGCCCAGGTCGACCGGCTGCGGATCCCCACCCTGATCATCGACGCCGGCGAGGAGGAGATGTACCCCATCGCCGACAACGGGGCCCGTGCGGCGGAGATCATCAAGAACACTCCCGGCGGCGTCGTCGACTACCACGTCATCCCCGGCATCGACCACTACGGCATCTACTTCGACGGCTACGAGCCCGGCAGCCGGGCCGCCCTCGACTGGTGGAAGCGGCACCTGTGA
- a CDS encoding TetR/AcrR family transcriptional regulator: MARPKNFDPDVAVEQAMAVFWRQGYGATTPQQLVDSLQIGKGSLYNAFGGKRQLFDLALRRYLDLRLAAVTTRLEGPGPAKERLRTALHFLVDSYFTGPDRRGCLATNSAVEFGYADEAVAAQVRKLFDRIESSVRALIEEGQRAGEFPPDRDAGALASMLLNTFTGMNVLARIEPGPDRLRRVVDTTVDLL, translated from the coding sequence ATGGCAAGGCCCAAAAACTTCGATCCGGATGTGGCGGTCGAGCAGGCGATGGCGGTGTTCTGGCGCCAGGGATACGGCGCCACGACCCCCCAGCAACTGGTCGACAGCCTGCAGATCGGCAAGGGCAGTCTCTACAACGCCTTCGGCGGCAAACGCCAGTTGTTCGACCTGGCGCTGCGCCGCTACCTGGACCTGCGACTGGCGGCCGTGACCACGCGCCTGGAGGGCCCCGGGCCGGCGAAGGAGCGATTGCGCACGGCGCTGCACTTCCTCGTCGACTCGTACTTCACCGGTCCGGACCGCCGGGGCTGCCTGGCGACGAACAGCGCGGTGGAGTTCGGATACGCAGACGAGGCCGTGGCGGCGCAGGTACGGAAACTGTTCGACCGCATCGAAAGCTCCGTCCGGGCACTGATCGAGGAAGGTCAGCGCGCCGGGGAGTTCCCTCCCGATCGGGACGCTGGCGCCCTGGCCAGCATGCTGCTGAACACCTTCACGGGCATGAACGTCCTCGCCCGCATCGAGCCGGGCCCCGACCGCCTGCGCCGGGTGGTCGACACGACCGTAGACCTTCTCTAA
- a CDS encoding MBL fold metallo-hydrolase codes for MTDRLTLSVFTAPARPVHAPLPVAPPEGGWTWPPTAATLIAGEREAILVDTVPTVEDAQKLADWIEAGGKELTTIYITHGHFDHFLGSSILLERFPRARVVATEATVRLIEAEAESGHDLKLYGQLFVDPIGSTVTVPEALTDNRLDLEGHEVLAVATGRSDVDDSSYVYVPSLSAVMVGDIAYNDVHPTLVTSDHQKRLAWIQTLSKIQNLEPDIVVAAHQRPGAPDNARVLADTIAYIQDADRVLQGEPTAAEFIEQMLESHPTRLNPTTVIYSAAALGLK; via the coding sequence ATGACCGACCGACTGACCCTGAGCGTCTTCACCGCGCCGGCCCGTCCGGTGCACGCCCCTCTGCCCGTCGCCCCGCCCGAGGGCGGCTGGACCTGGCCGCCCACGGCCGCAACCCTGATCGCCGGTGAGCGGGAAGCCATTCTCGTCGACACGGTACCCACCGTGGAGGACGCGCAGAAGCTGGCGGACTGGATCGAGGCCGGCGGCAAGGAACTCACCACCATCTACATCACTCACGGCCACTTCGACCATTTCCTCGGCTCGTCGATCCTGCTCGAACGATTCCCCCGGGCCCGCGTAGTGGCCACCGAGGCGACGGTGCGCCTCATCGAGGCGGAAGCCGAGTCCGGACATGACCTCAAGCTGTACGGTCAGCTGTTCGTCGACCCGATCGGCTCGACCGTCACCGTGCCGGAGGCTCTCACGGATAACCGCCTCGACCTGGAAGGCCACGAAGTGCTCGCGGTGGCAACAGGCCGATCCGACGTCGACGACTCCTCGTACGTATACGTTCCCAGCCTCTCCGCCGTCATGGTCGGAGACATCGCGTACAACGACGTCCACCCCACGCTCGTGACCAGCGATCACCAGAAGCGGCTGGCGTGGATCCAGACGCTGTCCAAGATCCAGAACCTTGAGCCGGACATCGTCGTGGCCGCCCACCAGCGCCCGGGAGCGCCGGACAACGCCCGAGTACTCGCCGACACGATCGCCTACATCCAGGACGCGGACCGCGTTCTCCAAGGGGAGCCGACCGCCGCCGAGTTCATCGAGCAGATGCTCGAGTCGCACCCCACCCGGCTGAACCCCACCACGGTGATCTACAGCGCGGCGGCACTCGGCCTGAAGTAA
- a CDS encoding TetR/AcrR family transcriptional regulator, whose protein sequence is MSRADDIRAAALELFTRLGYEATTMADIGRGVGIRGPSLYKHVASKQDLLAQIMIGTMEDLLAAHRAAVASSDGPVSLLRRATEAHVRYHARHRLEAFVGNREIRSLVEPHRSRVLALRAEYEAGFRAIVEAGFKEGCFKVASPRLVSYAVLDLGMGVAAWYREDGELSEDTIVWQYGDFALRLAGVSPEK, encoded by the coding sequence GTGAGTCGAGCCGACGACATCCGTGCCGCGGCGCTGGAGCTGTTCACGCGTCTCGGCTACGAGGCGACGACGATGGCCGACATCGGACGCGGGGTGGGTATCCGCGGGCCGAGTCTGTACAAGCACGTCGCGTCCAAGCAGGACCTGCTCGCCCAGATCATGATCGGCACGATGGAGGACCTCCTCGCCGCGCACCGCGCAGCCGTCGCCAGCAGCGACGGACCGGTCTCCCTCCTGCGCCGCGCCACCGAGGCGCACGTGCGCTACCACGCCCGGCACCGGCTCGAGGCCTTCGTCGGAAACCGTGAAATCCGCTCTCTCGTCGAGCCGCATCGCAGTCGGGTGCTGGCCCTGCGCGCGGAGTACGAAGCCGGTTTCCGCGCGATCGTCGAGGCGGGCTTCAAGGAGGGGTGCTTCAAGGTCGCCTCCCCCCGGCTGGTCTCGTATGCCGTCCTCGACCTCGGTATGGGGGTTGCCGCCTGGTACCGCGAGGACGGCGAACTCAGCGAGGACACGATCGTCTGGCAGTACGGCGACTTCGCCCTGCGCCTCGCGGGCGTGAGCCCTGAAAAGTAG
- a CDS encoding acyl-CoA dehydrogenase family protein — protein MTVDLTHDPVAADLARRTADFVREVVIPAEEQHRGVARTENVRIGLQRAAKDAGVFAPHVSTEYGGHGLDMRGRAAVFEEAGYSLLGPLALNIAAPDEGNMHMLEAIATAEQKERYLLPLAAGAVRSCFAMTEPAPGAGSDPSALTTRAQRVPGGWRIDGHKWFITGADGAGFAICMARTSGEPGEQGGATMFLVDADNPGMKIVRHIETLDESLYGGHVELHFDNCVVPDEAVLGEVDQGFRYAQVRLGPARTTHCMRWLGIARRAQDIAVARAAERRLFGARLGDLGMVQQMIADNEIDIAAARGLILQACFELDQGRSAAQSTSIAKTFCAEAVWRVVDRSLQVCGSLGVSGDILLGRFLREVRPFRIYDGPSETHRWAIARRVLRRHTETAAR, from the coding sequence ATGACAGTCGACCTCACCCACGACCCCGTCGCCGCGGACCTCGCGCGCCGCACCGCCGACTTCGTCCGCGAGGTGGTGATCCCGGCCGAGGAACAACACCGCGGCGTCGCACGGACGGAGAACGTCCGGATCGGGCTGCAGCGGGCCGCAAAGGACGCGGGCGTCTTCGCGCCGCACGTGAGCACGGAATACGGCGGCCACGGGCTGGACATGCGGGGCAGGGCCGCCGTGTTCGAGGAGGCCGGGTACTCCCTGCTCGGTCCCCTGGCGCTGAACATCGCCGCCCCCGACGAGGGCAACATGCACATGCTGGAAGCCATCGCCACCGCCGAGCAGAAGGAGCGCTACCTGCTCCCCCTCGCGGCCGGCGCCGTCCGCTCCTGCTTCGCGATGACGGAACCGGCACCCGGCGCGGGCTCCGACCCCAGCGCCCTGACCACCCGCGCGCAGCGCGTGCCGGGCGGCTGGCGCATCGACGGACACAAGTGGTTCATCACCGGCGCCGACGGCGCCGGGTTCGCGATCTGCATGGCCAGGACCTCGGGCGAACCCGGTGAGCAGGGCGGCGCGACCATGTTCCTGGTCGACGCCGACAACCCCGGCATGAAGATCGTCCGGCACATCGAGACGCTCGACGAGAGCCTCTACGGCGGTCACGTCGAGCTGCACTTCGACAACTGTGTCGTACCGGACGAGGCGGTGCTCGGCGAGGTCGACCAGGGCTTCCGCTACGCACAGGTGCGGCTCGGACCCGCTCGCACGACCCACTGCATGCGGTGGCTGGGCATCGCCCGCCGCGCGCAGGACATCGCCGTCGCGCGAGCCGCGGAGCGCCGGCTGTTCGGCGCACGGCTCGGCGATCTCGGCATGGTGCAGCAGATGATCGCCGACAACGAGATCGACATCGCCGCCGCCCGTGGACTGATCCTCCAGGCCTGCTTCGAGCTCGACCAGGGCCGGTCCGCCGCCCAGTCCACCTCGATCGCCAAGACCTTCTGCGCCGAAGCCGTGTGGCGCGTCGTGGACCGGTCGCTGCAGGTCTGCGGCTCGCTCGGAGTGTCCGGCGACATCCTGCTCGGCCGGTTCCTGCGCGAGGTGAGGCCCTTCCGAATCTACGACGGCCCCTCCGAGACCCACCGCTGGGCCATCGCCCGCCGCGTCCTGCGCCGCCACACCGAGACGGCCGCGCGATGA
- a CDS encoding phosphotransferase family protein gives MTDTDRTTVDGLDMPALERFFGWHVPEFRGTLHAELLQGGRSNLTYLVTDGHTRWVVRRPPLGGLTPSAHDMRREYRVVAALADSDVPVARAVAFGDTGDGLGVPFSVVEHIDGQVIRTREQLHALPDSEITRCAHGLVDVLARLHAVDPGEVGLDGFGRPEGYLTRQVRRWYDQWHRVRTRKLLDMERLFDRLAAACPAESGASIVHGDYRIDNAILDHADPASVRAVVDWEMATLGDPLADLGLHLVYADPAFSPVLSGSAASTSDRLPTRADLAQRYAQASGRDLGDLGFYLALGYFKIAVIAEGIHARHQQGLTRGTGFDTVGRAVAPLTAAGLRALPHGELR, from the coding sequence ATGACCGACACGGATCGCACCACCGTGGACGGCCTCGACATGCCCGCACTGGAGCGGTTCTTCGGCTGGCACGTGCCCGAGTTCCGCGGCACGCTCCACGCCGAGTTGCTTCAGGGCGGGCGGTCGAACCTGACCTACCTGGTCACCGACGGGCACACGCGATGGGTCGTGCGCCGTCCCCCGCTGGGCGGCCTCACACCTTCCGCGCACGACATGCGGCGCGAGTACCGGGTCGTCGCCGCACTCGCGGACAGTGACGTACCCGTGGCCCGTGCCGTGGCGTTCGGGGACACCGGCGACGGACTCGGGGTGCCCTTCTCGGTCGTCGAGCACATCGACGGCCAGGTCATTCGAACTCGCGAGCAGCTGCACGCCCTGCCCGACAGCGAGATCACACGCTGCGCCCACGGCTTGGTCGACGTCCTCGCGCGCCTGCACGCCGTCGATCCCGGCGAGGTCGGGCTGGACGGCTTCGGACGGCCCGAGGGCTATCTGACCCGCCAGGTAAGGCGCTGGTACGACCAGTGGCACCGCGTCCGGACCCGCAAACTGCTTGACATGGAGCGGCTGTTCGACCGCCTCGCCGCCGCATGCCCGGCGGAGAGCGGGGCGTCGATCGTGCACGGCGACTACCGCATCGACAACGCCATCCTCGACCACGCCGACCCGGCAAGCGTGCGCGCGGTGGTCGACTGGGAGATGGCCACCCTGGGCGATCCCCTGGCCGACCTCGGTCTGCACCTCGTCTACGCCGACCCCGCCTTCTCGCCCGTGCTCAGCGGATCGGCCGCCTCCACCAGCGACCGCCTGCCCACCCGGGCCGACCTCGCCCAGCGCTACGCCCAGGCCAGCGGCCGCGACCTCGGCGACCTCGGCTTCTACCTCGCACTGGGCTACTTCAAGATCGCCGTCATCGCCGAGGGCATCCACGCCCGCCACCAGCAGGGCCTGACCCGCGGCACGGGGTTCGACACGGTCGGCCGCGCCGTCGCGCCCCTCACTGCCGCCGGCCTACGGGCCCTGCCCCACGGAGAACTCCGATGA
- a CDS encoding SDR family NAD(P)-dependent oxidoreductase → MSNVLDLFRLDGKVAVVTGASSGLGAGFARALAEAGADVVLAARRADRLTEVARQVQDTGHRALTVATDVGDPEQCEAMARAAVDEFGRVDILINNAGLGTAIPALKERPEDFRRVVDINLNGAYWAAQACARVMRPGSSIVNVASVLGLIKSYAPQAAYAASKAGLIGLTRDLAQQWTGRRGIRVNAVAPGYFASEMTSQVPEEQLMTFIRQTSPMGRLGQQHELDAAVVFLASPASSYVTGATLAVDGGMSGH, encoded by the coding sequence ATGAGCAACGTCCTCGATCTCTTCCGGCTCGACGGCAAGGTCGCGGTCGTCACCGGGGCGAGTTCCGGCCTCGGTGCCGGGTTCGCCCGGGCGCTCGCGGAGGCGGGCGCCGACGTCGTCCTCGCCGCCCGCCGCGCCGACCGGCTGACCGAGGTGGCGAGACAAGTGCAGGACACCGGACACCGCGCCCTCACGGTTGCCACCGACGTCGGCGATCCGGAGCAGTGTGAGGCGATGGCCCGCGCGGCGGTCGACGAGTTCGGCCGCGTCGACATCCTGATCAACAACGCCGGCCTCGGCACGGCGATCCCCGCTCTGAAGGAACGCCCCGAGGACTTCCGCCGCGTGGTCGACATCAACCTCAACGGCGCTTACTGGGCGGCACAGGCCTGCGCCCGCGTCATGCGGCCCGGCTCCAGCATCGTCAATGTGGCCAGCGTGCTCGGACTGATCAAGTCCTATGCCCCGCAAGCGGCCTACGCCGCCAGCAAGGCCGGCCTCATCGGCCTCACCCGTGACCTCGCCCAGCAGTGGACGGGACGCCGGGGCATCCGGGTCAACGCCGTCGCACCGGGATACTTCGCCAGCGAGATGACCTCCCAGGTCCCCGAGGAACAGCTCATGACGTTCATCCGGCAGACCAGCCCCATGGGCCGCCTGGGACAGCAGCACGAGCTCGACGCCGCCGTCGTCTTCCTCGCCAGTCCCGCCTCGTCCTACGTCACCGGCGCCACGCTCGCCGTCGACGGCGGCATGTCCGGCCACTGA